One part of the Humulus lupulus chromosome 9, drHumLupu1.1, whole genome shotgun sequence genome encodes these proteins:
- the LOC133802556 gene encoding germin-like protein subfamily 1 member 7: MKSAHFLLILAIFTLASSIASAYDPSPLQDFCVEVDEPHKALFVNGKFCKDPKEVNADDFFTSGLNIAGNTDNPVGSKVIAVDTSVTCKRIYKLIF, from the exons atgaagagtgCTCATTTCCTTCTCATACTTGCCATATTTACTTTGGCATCTTCCATTGCCTCTGCCTATGATCCTAGTCCTCTTCAGGACTTCTGTGTGGAAGTAGATGAACCCCACAAAGCTT TGTTTGTGAATGGGAAGTTTTGCAAGGATCCAAAGGAAGTCAATGCGGATGATTTCTTCACTTCAGGGCTCAACATTGCAGGAAACACTGATAATCCAGTTGGTTCCAAAGTAATAGCTGTTGATACAAGTGTGACTTGTAAAAGAATATACAA gttaatattttga
- the LOC133800369 gene encoding uncharacterized protein LOC133800369: MTATIIKEHLYFHGIDKSYKIWYWHGEELHVTLDPPMMNEDRNYRQLDREDNLDEMIDDAYYESEVDPVKFENLLNDAESRFTLVALTFQCYLLPEENKMPVSFYEAKKTMCSIGLQYEKIHACPNDCVLYRSSLVDANSCPTCGVSRWKNKRNLEEVKEGVPAKVLGYIPPIPRLIRFYRNVDHAKNLTWHANERIKDDRLRHPADSPVWKIVDFEWPSFANEPRNIRLALSTDGINPHTSLSSKYSCWPVMLVIYNLPPWLCMKRKFTLLTLLISGPKQPGNNIDVYLAPLIDDLKTLWNEGVRAYDAYRKEEFTLRAVLLWTINDFPAYGNLAGYSVKGYKACPICEEKTFSQYLKHSRKVYYMGHSKFLPRRHYFRTWKNAFNGEQEFGLAPVPLTGNQVLNKVSVIQFKVGKPIVCPIKKKKGRGKSVGKDKTEVSLTSADESISPWKKKSIFFELEYWEKLLLRHNLDVMHIEKNVCDSLIGTLLNIPSKSKDGIKARKNLAALGLRKNLHPKASPNRTFLPAVCYTLTKDEKKELCNCLYNIKVPEGYSSNIRTLVDMKNLNLVSMNSHDCHVLFQHILPMAIREEAIEFCSEYLHGVTSVRDQSTLNKSNGGYGGKGGVICSITQDERHEARCLVLQNIDEIQPYIENHFVWLRKKYPSKSKNQKWIQDEHYRTFSTSLENKVAIEVTHTLCHVSDIVKWISRGPSLNVFKYPSYIVNSTQFNTLE, encoded by the exons atgactgcCACAATAATAAAAGAGCACTTATATTTCCACgggatagacaaaagttataaaatatggtattggcatggTGAAGAGCTTCATGTTACTCTGGACCCTCCTATGATGAATGAAGATCGGAATTATAGGCAACTGGATCGTGAGGATaatttagatgaaatgattgacgatgcATATTATGAATCAGAAGTAGATCCCGTTAAGTTTGAAAATCTTCTTAATGACGCTGAAAGCCGATTTACTCTGGTTGCACTAACTTTTCAATGTT ATTTACTGCCTGAAGAAAACAAGATGCCTGTATCATTTTACGAGGCTAAGAAAACTATGTGCTCAATAGgcttgcaatatgaaaaaatacatgcttgtcctaatgaTTGCGTATTATATCGGAGTAGCCTTGTAGATGCGAattcgtgtcctacttgtggtgtgtCCAGGTggaaaaataaaaggaatttaGAGGAAGTTAAGGAAGGAGTACCAGCAAAAGTTTTGGggtatattcctccaattcctcgTTTGATTCGATTTTATCGAAATGTTGATCATGCTAAGAATTTGACTTGGCATGCAAATGAGAGAATAAAGGACGATAGACTTAGACATCCTGCTGACTCACCAGTGTGGAAGATAGTGGATTTTGAATGGCCTTCATTTGCCAATGAACCTAGAAATATTCGTCTAGCTCTTTCTACGGATGGAATTAATCCTCATACTTCTCTcagtagtaagtatagttgttggcctgttatgctagtCATATATAATTTACCGCCATGGCTTTGTATGAAAAGGAAGTTTACCTTACTGACCTTGCTGATAtctggacctaaacaacctggtaacaATATTGATGTCTACTTAGCTCCCCTAattgatgacttgaaaactttatgGAATGAAGGAGTTAGGGCTTATGATGCATACCGAAAAGAAGAATTTACCCTTCgagcggtgttgttatggacaATCAACGACTTCCccgcttatggaaatttagcTGGTTACAGTGTAaaaggatacaaagcttgtcctatttGTGAGGAGAAGACTTTCTCTCAATATTTGAAACATTCCCGCAAGGTGTACTATATGGGACATAGCAAATTCTTGCCCCGGAGACATTATTTTAGAACTTGGAAAAATGCATTCAATGGTGAACAAGAGTTTGGTTTGGCTCCAGTTCCTTTGACTGGGAATCAAGTACTTAATAAAGTATCTGTAATTCAGTTTAAAGTAGGAAAACCTATTGTTTGTCCaattaagaagaagaagggtcGTGGAAAGAGTGTTGGCAAGGATAAGACTGAAGTTAGTTTGACTAGTGCGGATGAGTCTATAAGTCCTTGGAagaaaaaatcaattttctttgagCTTGAATATTGGGAAAAGTTACTTTTGCGACATAATTTAGATGtcatgcacattgagaaaaatgtgtgtgatagtctaatAGGAACTTTGTTAAATATTCCAAGTAAAAGTAAGGACGGTATTAAAGCTCGGAAAAACTTGGCTGCATTGGGCTTGCGAAAAAACCTACATCCAAAAGCTAGCCCTAATAGAACATTTTTACCGGCAGTTTGTTACACACTCACTAAGGATGAGAAAAAAGAACTTTGCAATTGTCTATACAATATTAAAGTTCCAGAAGGGTATTCTTCAAACATAAGAACGTTGGTGGATATGAAGAATTTGAATTTGGTCAGCATGAattctcatgattgtcatgtccTATTCCAACACATTCTACCTATGGCTATTCGTG aagaaGCCATTGAATTTTGTTCAGAATACTTGCATGGTGTGACAAGCGTGCGCGATCAATCTACATTAAATAAAAGTAATGGTGGTTATGGTGGAAAAGGTGGTGTTATATGCTCAATAACTCAAGATGAAAGACATGAAGCACGCTGTCTTGTATTGCAAAACATTGATGAGATTCAACCTTACATCGA GAATCATTTTGTTTGGCTTCGGAAAAAATATCCATCTAAGTCAAAGAACCAAAAATGGATCCAAGATGAACACTATCGTACGTTTAGTACTTCGTTAGAGAACAAG GTTGCAATTGAAGTGACCCACACGTTGTGTCATGTGTCGGACAtagttaagtggatttctcgTGGTCCTTCTCTGAATGTGTTTAAGTACCCATCATACATCGTCAACAGTACTCAATTCAATACTTTGGAATGA